The DNA sequence GGGTTCTCACAAGAACCTTTTCCTTTCTGTCGCTTCATTCATATAAGTATGTATGCGACATTTGTGCAACTACAATTTAAAATGAGTATACCATAAAATACTTAGCCGAACAATCATACTTGAATAAGGAAGTGCTCTGCTATGGAAATATCACCCGCTTTTTACGCACCATTTTATAGAATCACGCTTGTTGGAATACTGCTATTTTTGCTTATAGGAATTGTGATTATTATTGTTGCGATTGTTATGCGAAAAAGAACCGGGTCTACTGTAAGAAAAGTTACGGAGTATAGACCTATTGATCAAAGCAATAAGAGGTTTTCTGGTCAAATTCTACCTGCTCCCTTTTTAGATAAAAAAGAAAATGCAGATGAAATAGGTGCCAGAGGTGAAAAAATAGCGTTTTTCCACTCTATTCCCATATATGGATATGGCAAACAGGTGCGCAATATATATCTGCCCCTTTCAAATGGACGAACTACTGAAGTTGATGTTGTGCTTATACATACCAATGGTATCTTTGTTATTGAAAGTAAGAATTATAGAGGATGGATTTTTGGTAAGGATACCGATAAGAATTGGACAGTAACATATTCCAAAAGTAAAAGATATACTTTTTATAATCCCATTATGCAGAATGCAGCACATGTAAAGAAAATATGTGAGCTTACTGGAATATCTCCGGATAAGGTGTTTTCAGTGGTGGTTTTTGCTCGGGAAAGTGAACTGAAAAAAATCGTGAATCAGCAGCCCAATACCTTTGTTATTCGATATACAGGGCTGGGCAATAAATTAAAGCTGACCATGGAGCGTAATGGAGAAATACTGGATTTTCAAACTGTAAATCGCATCTATGAGCAATTGAAGGTTTATGAAAATGCGGATGATGAAACCAAGAATGCGCACATCCAGTTTGTAAAAGGGCTGTCTTTAAAAGATAAAAACAATCGTGAAGATATTTTGATATAATATTGCCTTTGGCTTTATTTTAATGGTATGATTAAAATAGGGATATTTTGGATACAGGAAAGGATCGCAACTATGGGTTTGGATTTTTTTATGACTGCGCCGTTATGGCTGCTGATTGGAATATTAGGTGCAGCGCTGTTTCTTTTGATTACAGTGCTGGTTATTGTGATAGCCACGAGAAATGTTGATCCGGCTCAGTACTCCTACACAAACGAGCCCGATTCTGCTGATGACGACGATGATTTTTCTTTGGGCGGTTCGGTGGAGGATTTTGAACGTTTTAAAAAGTATCTCTATAAAAAAAGAGAGTTTCTT is a window from the Oscillospiraceae bacterium MB08-C2-2 genome containing:
- a CDS encoding nuclease-related domain-containing protein, whose translation is MEISPAFYAPFYRITLVGILLFLLIGIVIIIVAIVMRKRTGSTVRKVTEYRPIDQSNKRFSGQILPAPFLDKKENADEIGARGEKIAFFHSIPIYGYGKQVRNIYLPLSNGRTTEVDVVLIHTNGIFVIESKNYRGWIFGKDTDKNWTVTYSKSKRYTFYNPIMQNAAHVKKICELTGISPDKVFSVVVFARESELKKIVNQQPNTFVIRYTGLGNKLKLTMERNGEILDFQTVNRIYEQLKVYENADDETKNAHIQFVKGLSLKDKNNREDILI